A stretch of Aerococcus urinaehominis DNA encodes these proteins:
- a CDS encoding GntR family transcriptional regulator — protein MLKYEKIAQKIYRYITDHQLQQGDKLPSLDELTNNFLVSKNTVIKALEMMEKQGLIYQVRGSGIFVRQPRRKGYINLMDLQGFNSSLREFDLNSQVLALDLIPANEELCRNLDLAPGDPVYYVNRVRYIEGRPFCIEASYFPQKLVPYLSEEIATSSLFSYLRQGLGLDIHYVDHFMRARRLHPEEAKHLQLKSGDPTIVIESNYYLADGMPVDFSKICYHYNETQFFSQGEMTSPIFLD, from the coding sequence ATGCTCAAATATGAAAAAATTGCCCAGAAAATTTACCGCTACATTACAGACCACCAGCTCCAACAAGGAGATAAGTTACCTTCCTTGGATGAACTAACCAATAACTTCCTAGTATCCAAAAATACTGTTATTAAGGCTTTGGAAATGATGGAGAAACAAGGTTTAATCTACCAGGTAAGAGGATCGGGCATCTTTGTCCGTCAGCCCCGTCGCAAGGGCTACATTAACCTGATGGACCTACAAGGTTTTAATTCCTCTCTACGTGAATTTGACCTAAACTCCCAAGTTTTAGCGCTAGACTTAATTCCCGCTAATGAAGAGCTTTGTCGTAATTTAGACCTAGCACCCGGTGATCCGGTTTATTATGTTAACAGAGTGCGATATATTGAAGGTCGGCCCTTCTGTATCGAAGCCTCCTACTTTCCTCAAAAATTAGTGCCCTATTTGTCAGAAGAAATTGCCACCAGCTCTCTTTTTAGCTATTTACGTCAGGGACTAGGTTTGGATATTCATTATGTCGACCATTTTATGCGGGCTCGACGCCTTCATCCAGAAGAAGCTAAGCATTTACAACTAAAATCTGGCGACCCAACGATTGTCATTGAATCTAATTATTATCTGGCTGATGGGATGCCTGTTGACTTCTCAAAAATTTGCTACCACTACAATGAAACCCAGTTTTTCAGCCAAGGAGAAATGACATCACCAATATTTTTGGATTAA